The window tttgttatatatatatttatttatagatTTGAATTGAAGTGTTGTGTACTCACCTTTGGTCTAATCATTTTCCCATTATCTCAAAACTGTTCCCATCccaattgctaccatggttatgcatatcATTTTCATATTTTCTCTctaagaaacatttcaatgtatccctatccatataggccaatacccacgagtgtaaagggttaTTGAGGAGCTGAAGCAATATGCTTCTGTGAAGTCCCTGGTGGGTTTACAGGAAGAGAACCGCAGCAAGAAGGAGGTCAGTGGCCAGCAGAAGGGACAACCCGTGCTGCTGTTGTTCCCTCCTACCTCGAAATGCCCCCATATCATTTTAAGAATCTAACAGTTACATTGAATCTGTCCATCCAAGCAATTTAATCCCatattgtttattattattattattttttactagaAGCCCAGCAGTTCAAGCTCAGTTAACCATTGCAAGAAATTAAGCAGAGGTGTGGTGGTTAATTTCAATCCAAATCTAGtcgctgaagcgttacagattgtGCCACAGAAAGGTAAAAGGTCATTTACGATTGGGCCGGTTATGCAGCGTTTACCGGGAACGTAGTCTCCGCTAATGTGGAAACATTGCCTTTAACTTTCAATCACGCTGTAACATTGAacacggattgaatagagccccaaGTGTCAAGAAACTATCGTGTTTGGCTTTTCTTGTCAGGCGGCAATGGAAATAGTTCTACATTTAAGCATTGATGCTTTCTTGTATCAATTTTCCCTTCATCGTCGTGGCGTGGCCTTCTTGTGCTCTGTCTTACATGCTCTGTCTGCTAGCATTCTCTTTTTTTGCCTTTCAAAGTTTGCACCTTTAAATGACGCTGATGAGTTTCTGTACATAACTTTTTGAATGTCAAATATCTGTAACAAAAatagaaaatacatttaaaaaaaaaaaatatatatattatgtgtTTCAAAACATGTGCTCGTGTGAAATTAACCTTTCAAAGACATTTCAAATTACAGTGTGTATGTATGCTATCAGAAAGAAATGAGGTGGGTAGCTAGGTAAGTGTGTCATTGGAGCAAAGTAATTATAAGCAACGAATCAGAACTCTTAAATGTTTTGTTCTTTTATCTATACAATAGGCAATCATTGATCTTGACATATTACATCTTTCATGGAGTCTTCCGTTTTGATATGGTTATTTTGCCTAAAAACCTTTGGGCCTGCCAATAGAAAAAAAACAACTTTGCACTCCTGCCCAGCCTGGCCACTGTCCTGAAGGCATAGCTGCAGGAAGATGTTTGGGGGTGCTgctttgagagaaaaaaaagtatCCCTGCGCTGCAGTCCTAATATAGGagtagtaaaggcccagtgcactacttttgtgaaatAAATCacaatataaaaatgtatttgtattattattgtttgtattgtttttttcccacaaagtagtgcactgtgccTTTACCACTCCTGTATTTGTTTTTTCAGAGGGCGCTGCAGTGTCCTCAGCGCCCCTATGTCCCGTGGCTATGCCCAAAGTGTGTTCAGCATCCCCAGTGGCTCTACAAGTGCATCGATAGAGTGTATACTCCActgctggcctgctctctagGTACCATCTCATGAGGCTGAAGCCACCGACTCTGGCCAAACTTGTGTTTTCTAAAGTGAATTCAAAGGCATTTAAGGAATAAGGaatttttcatttcatttttatttaattatAAGTAAATCACAGCCTGTATGCGCAATTTATAGACTCAAATgatttaatacaacaaaatgttgtttaaatgctgGGCGCTTAATGTTCCTGCCAGTCTAGACTGTTGGACTTGCAAATActtcatcatttatttatttgtagACTATATAGCCTTGAAATAAAAGGCTAATAAAATAGGCTAAATTATTCATTTTTGTTCCTTCCACTCAACTCGCTCATATACTCTGATCTTGGCACTCCTCCACcattctaaaaaatattttggaagctacCAAAAGACGTATTAATATACCACTTATTCTATTACATAGCCATATGCCTCTATTTAGGAAGATACTGACTTTACGGTCAAAATTAATCTACTTGCATTTTTTAGTCAATTTTGGTACTGGAAAAAAGGTTTCTGATTCATATCGATGTCACATACGTCGAGAGAAGTCAGTTCCCGAGTTCAGTCCTGCTTTAATGTTTCCCAACAATACCCCTGTAACCCACTCTGCCTGTTTTTAATGTTTCCCAACAATACCTCTGTAACCCACTCTACCTGTTTTTAATGTTTCCCAACAATACCTCTGTAACCCACTCTACCTGTTTTTAATGTTTCCCAACAATACCTCTGTAACCCACTCTACCTGTTTTTAATGTTTCCCAACAATACCTCTGTAACCCACTCTACCTGTTTTTAATGTTTCCCAAAAATACCTCTGTAACCCACTCTACCTGTTTTTTAATGTTTCCCAACAATACCTCTGTAACCCACTCTACCTGTTTTTAATGTTTCCCAACAATACCTCTGTAACCCACTCTACCTGTTTTTAATGTTTCCCAACAATACCTCTGTAACCCACTCTACCTGTTTTTAATGTTTCCCAACAATACCTCTGTAACCCACTCTACCTGTTTTTAATGTTTCCCAACAATACCTCTGTAACCCACTCTACCTGTTTTTAATGTTTCCCAACAATACCTCTGTAACCCACTCTACCTGTTTTTAATGTTTCCCAACAATACCTCTCTAACCCACTCTACCTGTTTTTAATGTTTCCCAACAATACCTCTGTAACCCACTCTACCTGTTTTTAAAGTTTCCCAACAATACCTCTGTAACCCACTCTACCTGTTTTTAATGTTTCCCAACAATACCTCTGTAACCCACTCTACCTGTTTTTAAAGTTTCCCAACAATACCTCTGTAACCCACTCTACCTGTTTTTAATGTTTCCCAACAATACCTCTGTAACCCACTCTACCTGTTTTTAATGTTTCCCAACAATACCTCTGTAACCCACTCTACCTGTTTTTAAAGTTTCCCAACAATACCTCTGTAACCCACTCTACCTGTTTTTAATGTTTCCCAACAATACCCCTGTAACCCACTCTACCTGTTTTTAATGTTTCCCAACAATACCTCTGTAACCCACTCTACCTGTTTTTAATGTTTCCCAACAATACCTCTGTAACCCACTCTACCTGTTTTTAATGTCTTAACCCACTCTACCTGTTTTTAATGTTTCCCAACAATACCTCTGTAACCCACTCTACCTGTTTTTAATGTTTCCCAACAATACCTCTGTAACCCACTCTACCTGTTTTTAATGTTTCCCAACAATACCTCTGTAACCCACTCTACCTGTTTTTAAAGTTTCCCAACAATACCTCTGTAACCCACTCTACCTGTTTTTAATGTTTCCCAACAATACCTCTGTAACCCACTCTACCTGTTTTTAAAGTTTCCCAACAATACCTCTGTAACCCACTCTACCTGTTTTTAATGTTTCCCAACAATACCTCTGTAACCCACTCTACCTGTTTTTAATGTTTCCCAACAATACCTCTGTAACCCACTCTACCTGTTTTTAAAGTTTCCCATCCAATATCTATTTTCCAACCTTATAGAATCCTAGAAACATTCTACAAACGTCCTCATCGGAAGTGTCAAATGGCACTAGATGCATCTCAGTATTCTTAAATGAATCTTACACTGTCTGTGCTGATCTGAACATAGAGGATAAGGGAAGCCAAATGTCAGAATACATTCAAATATTGGTTTGGGTAAAGGAAAGTATGCCATTTTTGACCATTCCTAAGGATAATTTATCTATGAAAGGAATTCTCAATTTAAGGTAGCGAGACAGATAAGCACAGCATGATATATACACAATGCCAGATGTCTCACGTCTTTGATCTAAAGCATTGCAGCTTTGGGTCCTGCTGTAGAGACCACATTGTCCACATCTCTGTGGGATTCAGTTTGTGCACAACCATGAGCTCCCTGTAAATGCAGGGGTTGAAGTGTGTCACCCCCTGTTTGAGCCCAAAGGTCTTGAAGCCAGAGTGGTGCGTCAGCGTGATGTTCATCTTCTGCAGGCACAAGCCCACAAAGACATCATCAATGGGGAACAGGTCAATGCTGGACGCTGCCACTTCCAGACTCAGCACAGTCTGATTTGACATCAGGTAGCCCCCACCCCCAGCGTATAGAGGATATGGCTTGTTGGGGTACATCTCCACTGGTATGAAATATTTACTTTGTTTGTCCCGGACTGGATAGCCAGACATGATGTTCCCAGCATACAGTTGCTCGGCGGGCTTGTTGTCCTTAACATATTCCACCAGATTGCTGGTGTGAACAAAAACATCATCGTCCCCTTTGAACACATAGTGTGCCCAGCGGCACTCCAGGCGGAACCATTTGAGGAAGTGGATCTCCTTTAGGGTCAGGTTGAAAAAACTGTCGCCAAAATCCCACTGCAGGATGTCCCCAAACTGTCTGCTCTCCCACTCCAGTACCTGCTGCAGCGGGTAACCCTGTATTGTGTCTGAAGACTTACCTACTAGGAACAATAGTTTCACCTTCTTACCCTGAACATATCCCTTCTTCCCCCATGTGTTCCGAAGTGCAGACCTGCGATCAACCTGGATGGCTGTGGACTTAACGGCCAGCAGGAGAAAGAGGTCATTCTGACAGGGTGTCGGAGACAGCAGGCGGGAAAATGTCCTGCAGTGTTTGTACACGAGGAAGTTGCGGTGGGTAGGTGGAATAGAGGATGAAATGTTCACGTTGTCATTCCGGGAGCACTTGAAGACATCCACATCGGACTGTGACTGTGGTGGTATGGCAGAGGGAGAAGTGTTCCGGCGCCCATCTGTGTGGTTCACGTGCAATAGTCTGAGGACGCCAATCAACAACGCAGTGCCAATGACAAGGGACCATCTACTGCGGCTCTGGACTCTGAAGAGGATCCTCATGGTTCTGAAAATGAATTGCAAGCACACCACTTTTTATCCACAAAGAGACAGAATTGGAAatggtacagtggggagaacaagtatttgatacactgacgattttgcaggttttcctacttacaaagcatgtagaggtctgtcatttttatcataggtacacttcaactgtgaaagacggaatctaaaacaaaaatccagaaaatcacattgtatgatttttaagtaattcatttgcattttattgcatgacataagtatttgatacatcagaaaagcagaacaatatttggtacagaaaactttgtttgcaattacagagatcatatgtttcctgtagttcttgaccaggtttgcacacactgcagcggggattttggcccactcctccatacagaccttctccagatccttcaggtttcggggctgtcgctgggcaatacagactttcagccccctccaaagattttctattgggttcaggtctggagactggctaggccgctgcaggaccttgagatgcttcttacggagccactccttagttgccctggctgtgtgtttcgggtcgttgtcatgctggaagaccatcttcaatgctcttactgagggaaggaggttgttggccaagatcttgcgatacatggccccatccatcctcccctcaatacggtgcagtcgtcctgtcccctttgcagaaaagcatcccaaagaatgatgtttccacctccatgcttcacggttgggatggtgttcttggggttgtactcatccttcttcctccaaacacggcgtgtggagtttagaccaaaaagctctatttttgtctcatcagaccacatgaccttctcccattcctcctctggatcatccagatggtcattggcaaacttcagacgggcctggacatgtgctggcttgagcaggggaaccttgcgtgcgctgcaggattttaatccatgacggcgtagtgtgttaataatgtttttctttgagactgtcgtcccagctctcttcaggtcattgaccaggtcctgacgtgtagttctgggctgatccctcaccttcctcatgataattgatgccccacgaggtgagatcttgcatggagccccagaccgagggtgattgaccgtcatcttgaacttcttccattttctaataattgcgccaacagttgccttctcaccaagctgcttgcctattgtcctgtagcccatcccagccttgtgcaggtctacaattgtatccctgatgtccttacacagatGTCTgctcttggccattgtggagaggttggagtctgatTGAGTGTATGattaggtgtcttttatacaggtaacaagttcaaacaggtgcagttaatacaggtaatgagtgaagaacaggagggcttcttaaagacaAACTAATAGGtttgtgagagccggaattcttactggttggtgggtgatcaaatacttatgtcatgcaataaaatgcaaatgaattacttaaaaatcacaatgtgattttctggatttttgttttagattccatctcgcaccgttgaagtgtacctatgatacatattacagacctctacatgctttgtaagtaggaaaacctgcaaaatcgtcagtgtatcaaatacttgttctccccactgtatatgaagtAGGCCTAAAATAGGCTACAAGTGGCACAGTTTATTTTGTCTCATACCAAAAGTATGTATGTCACACATTGTTGTGCCTAGGACAAGTGGCACCTACCTCAGAGGCTTTCTCAAGCACAGAATAatacacctacagttgaagttggaagttgacgtacaacttagccaaatacatttaaactcaaatTTTTCTTGACattttaatccaagtaaaaattccctattttaggtcagttaggatcaccactttattttaagaatggaaatgtcagaataatagaagagagaattaATTAgttcagctttgatttctttcatcacattctcagtgggtcagaagtttacatacattcaattagtatttggtagcattgcctttaaattgtttaacttgggtcaaacgttttcgggtagccttccacaagcttcccacaataagttggatgaattttggcccattcttcctgacagagctggtttaactgagtcaggtttgtagacctccatgcgcgcacacactttttcagttctgcccacaaatgttctataggtttgaggtcagggctttgtgatggccactccaataccttgactttgttgtccttaagccattttgccacaactttggaagtatgcttagggtcattgtccatttggaagacccatttgcgaccaagctttaacttcctgacagatgtcttgagattttgcttcaatatatccacatcattttcctacctcatgatgccatctactttgtgaagtgcaccagtccctcctgcagcaaagcacccccgcaacatgatgctgccacccccgtgcttcccggttgggatggtgtcttcggcttgcaagccttcccatttttcctccaaacataacaatagtcattaaggccaaacagttgaaatgaccagaggacatttctccaaaaagtatgatctttgtctccatgtgcagttgcaaaccgtagtctggcttttttatggcggttttagagcagtggtttcttccttgctgagcggcctttcaggttatgttgatataggactggttttactgtggatatagatacttttggacctgtttcctccaacatcttcccaaggccctttgctgttgttctgggatcgatttgcacttttcgcaccaaagtacgttcatctctaggggatagaacgagtctccttcctgagcggtgtgatggctgtgtggtcccatggtgtttatacttgcatactattgtttgtacagatgaacgtagtaccttcaggtgtttggaaattgctcccaaggatgaaccagactattggaggtctacaatttattttcagaggtcttggctgatttcttttgatttcaagcaaaagaggcactgagtttgaaggtaggccttgaaatgcatccattgttgcacctccaattgactcaaatgatgtcaattagcctatcagaatgttctaaagccatgacatcattttctagatttttccaagctgtttaaaaacacagtcaacttagtgtatgtaaatttctgacccactagaattgtgatacagtgaattataagtgaaataatatgtctttAAATAATATTTGGAAAAAAgacatgtgtcatgcacaaactaGATGTtagatgtagatgtcctaaccgacttgccaaaactatagtttgttaacaaggaatttgtagagtggttgaaaaaacgagttttaatgactccaacctaagtgtatgtaaacttccgactgtatgtgattataaatgtattaactcgTGACCTACCTCTCACATGCCCAGGGCCCACTTTGGGTCCCGACCCACAGTTTAAGAAACTCTGCTTTACCTCCCTAAGTGTGCACTAATGGCACACCTCATCATTGACTTTAAAGCATTGGATTgagttatatatatttttcaatctGGTTTGTATTTAAAACCCAGCAATAGCATATGATTTCAGACTTTCTGGTCAAAGAGCACTGAACACATTTTATCGGTTAAACATTTTTTCATAATAACATAAGTTGAATATCAATGCACAATGCTACATTTTTGGGAAAGATACAATGCCTGTAAGAACCCTGATAATAGTACTTATCTAATTAGGAACTCTTTGTTTGTTTTACAGGTTGTGGAGAGGGTTGCAGTGGAGGTTGTAGAGTAGTGAGCCCTCGACTCCTCTGTTCCATAGATAGTGTCCAGACAATTGggtaatctggtgtgtgtgtgtgtgtgtgccaatcaGATTGCAGATTTCTCTGAACCTGTTTGAAAAAATGAATTGTTGAAATTATAAATGTGTTAATTATTAATATTTAATTGGTCTAAGCctgtgtgtgggttgtgtgtTCATGATAT is drawn from Oncorhynchus keta strain PuntledgeMale-10-30-2019 chromosome 37, Oket_V2, whole genome shotgun sequence and contains these coding sequences:
- the LOC118370130 gene encoding N-acetyllactosaminide beta-1,3-N-acetylglucosaminyltransferase 4-like; protein product: MRILFRVQSRSRWSLVIGTALLIGVLRLLHVNHTDGRRNTSPSAIPPQSQSDVDVFKCSRNDNVNISSSIPPTHRNFLVYKHCRTFSRLLSPTPCQNDLFLLLAVKSTAIQVDRRSALRNTWGKKGYVQGKKVKLLFLVGKSSDTIQGYPLQQVLEWESRQFGDILQWDFGDSFFNLTLKEIHFLKWFRLECRWAHYVFKGDDDVFVHTSNLVEYVKDNKPAEQLYAGNIMSGYPVRDKQSKYFIPVEMYPNKPYPLYAGGGGYLMSNQTVLSLEVAASSIDLFPIDDVFVGLCLQKMNITLTHHSGFKTFGLKQGVTHFNPCIYRELMVVHKLNPTEMWTMWSLQQDPKLQCFRSKT